A region from the Schistocerca serialis cubense isolate TAMUIC-IGC-003099 chromosome 1, iqSchSeri2.2, whole genome shotgun sequence genome encodes:
- the LOC126457987 gene encoding uncharacterized protein LOC126457987 — protein sequence MSVKEALCIVSKVFEGNKKDLREFIENVDAAFELVKPEEHETLLKFVKAKITGEARSRLQVRERTGTWQEVKRVLEENYASKRTIDYYACKIFQARQGQGEPIAMWASRIDEMQRDFREAVNRVTARENLKGAIELVDSLGRACFIQGLSNDRIQTIVRSRGDEITLAAAVELALQEESAILSMRERGLAPRVTYTRNKEAQRGTVRAQRQRGAVRNSAGQRGHKESAEQRGTARDSAGTKRARSSAGQRGHKESAKQRRTTRANRADGAPQKKR from the exons ATGTCAGTGAAAGAGGCCCTATGTATTGTGTCGAAAGTTTTCGAAGGGAACAAGAAGGATTTAAGAGAATTTATCGAAAATGTAGATGCAGCTTTTGAATTAGTAAAGCCTGAGGAACACGAAACGTTATTGAAGTTCGTGAAAGCAAAGATAACCGGTGAAGCTAGGTCGAGATTGCAGGTGCGTGAACGCACAGGTACGTGGCAAGAGGTGAAACGCGTTTTGGAAGAGAATTATGCCAGTAAGCGTACTATAGACTATTACGCTTGTAAAATTTTTCAAGCCAGACAAGGACAAGGGGAACCAATAGCAATGTGGGCAAGCAGAATTGATGAAATGCAGAGAGACTTTCGAGAAGCAGTAAATAGAGTTACGGCCCGAGAAAACTTGAAAGGTGCAATAGAACTAGTTGACTCCCTAGGAAGAGCGTGTTTTATACAGGGTTTAAGTAATGACAGAATACAGACAATAGTGAGAAGCAGAGGCGACGAAATCACGTTGGCAGCAGCAGTGGAATTGGCACTGCAGGAAGAGAGTGCGATATTGTCTATGAGAGAGCGGGGACTAGCCCCGAGGGTCACGTACACTCGAAATAAGGAAGCT CAGCGCGGGACAGTGCGGGCGCAGAGACAGCGCGGAGCAGTGCGGAAcagcgcgggacagcgcgggcacaaagagagcgcggagcagcgcgggacagcgcgggacagcgcgggcacaaagagagcgcggagcagcgcgggacagcgcgggcaCAAGGAGAGCGCGAAGCAGCGCAGGACGACGCGAGCCAACAGAGCAGACGGCGCACCACAAAAGAAGCGgtaa